The Babylonia areolata isolate BAREFJ2019XMU chromosome 2, ASM4173473v1, whole genome shotgun sequence genome segment ttttcatatggTAATTGTTATTTAGATTCTTTTCcctatgtgcattactttacactttgaaacgTTAAAATAAAGGTTTCATTGGTTAGACCGTTCTTGTAGTGTATATAAATTAGTTTGTAATGTGAGATTTTTGCGTGCATCACCATAAATATTAGTGTCATCTGGGAAAATTTTACACATATTTTGTATACAATCAGgaaggtcgtttatatatattgtaAAAAGTACTGGTCCAAGAATACTGCCCTGTGGAATACCACTGATTACGTTTGCGCAAGTTGACTTTTCTTCTCCTATCATAACTAATTGTGTTCTACCTGTAAAGCAGCTTCTTGTCCAGTTCAGTAAGTTACCAATAATACCATGCGACTACGAGGCTAATTTTAATAACAGTCTTTCGTGTgggacagaatcaaatgcttttttgaagtctaaataaattatgtcaataGATTTACCGCTGTCTGTCATTTTAGTCAGATCTTCAATTACTTCTAATAGTTGCGTTATGCATGATCTATTCTGTCTTAAGCTATGCACAAAGGTTAATTATTTTCATATGTGAAATCATTGCATCTctaataaattaataaaagatTCTAAAATCTTACACACTATACATGTCAGGCTCACTAGTCTATAATTACCTGGTTCTTGTTTTGACCCTTTCTTGTAAATAGCTGTTACCTCAGCCATCTTCCAGTCGTTTGGTATGGAAGCACTTTCAAGTGACTTATTATATATGATGCTCAGTGGAATAGCCAACTCTTTGCTCAACTCTTTTAAGAGCCATGAAGGTATTTGGTCTGGTCCTTGTGCTTTATATGGGTCTAAAGCTTTTAATTTATTTTCCACTGCCATAAGGGCGACCCTTAGatcacatacaatgatacatggatATTTCCTGATCTGGAGCTTTCTCCAAGGTTAAGTAAATTTGTAACAGtctcttttgtaaaaaaaaaaaaaaaaccacttgcaAAGAAATTATTTAAAGTTTCTGCTTTTTCCCTATCTGTTTCTGCTAAActaccatcttcttttttcagtactcCTATTTTCGTTCTTAGTTTAGTTCTTTCCTGTACATACTTCCAAAACATTCTTGGGCTATATTTACAGTTTTTTTTGctatgtttttttgtgggtttttttggtactctttttcagcttttttttttttttttttttttttttttaatgaacttacactagttacagcacttattcttttcttttacataACATAAATAGGGGTAACCTGTTTTTGTTAGTAAGAAACGCTTATATagttgacagaaacagaaagactgcACATATCTATTATTATCCGGTTCTGCTGCATGACCTAGATCCAAGTGAGAACGCAGCATACCTGACCACACCATCTAGTATTGATTATATGGTTCTAacttttactgtttttttgttagcGGAAATTCACACATTCAGTCTCTTAATTTCAGGCTTTTTGTCTGTAAATTAATTATATAGTTAACCGTAAGAAAGTACTGAGTTATGGAAAATATATAGCTAAAAAaccattttttttcaatttctcccctatctctttctttcagtctgtctgcacaTATTTCGCTCATTCTGTCTGTGCCTTACTGTgtatgtgaggatgtgtgtgttattgtgtgcgtgtgtgtgtgtgtgcacgcgtgtgtacaAGTTTCCATGTAAATTTGCACATGCCTAATCAGGAACACACAATATTTAATGCTTACAGATCTTACAGCTGTGGGTTCCAGAAAAATTTAGAAGAGTAGATCCAAAAGATGgatcagtcttttgtgaagacagGAGTGGTCCAAACCACAACCAGACACAGGAGAAGGTTTGATGATGGTGGACGGTCAGGACAGATGGTGAACTATGCTCCATACACACACCAGGCCTGGCATCAGCAAACTAGTCCACTTGAACTGACCACAACTGTTGGCCGGATTAAAGTGTCTGTGTACAGGACTGACATCACCAAGCTGCCTGTAGATGCCATTGTGAATGCTGCCAACGAGCACCTTGCTCATGGAGGTGGTGTGGCCTATGCCATTGCTCGTGCTGCTGGCTTTTCTCTGGAATCGGATGGAAATGAGTACATAAGAAAGTTTGGTCCACTGAAAGTGACCCAGGTTGTGGCCACAACAGGCGGTGCCCTGCCTTGCAGGAAGGTTCTCCATGCTGTGGGACCTCGCTGGACTGACTACAAGGACAAAACACAGTGTTACCAACACCTAAGTGATACAGTTTACAACTGTTTTTCACTGGCCTCGATGAATGGGTTCACTTCTCTTGCTGTCTCCTCCATTAGCTCAGGTGAGCCTCAGTTCGTATGGAAAAAGGGTgaatataatttttttcaaatcaaaGGGCAGAATGACATCAGAATGTTTTATTTTCCAAAAAGGATGATGTAAaaatgtagtcttttttttttttttttttcaattctgtaACTCACATCCCCTCCAGggctcctgcccccccccccccccccccccccccccccccctccccaaaaaaaagaaaaaagaaaaaaagaaagaaaaagaacaaatgacacaaaacaacaacaacaaaaaacaacatagggagagtgagagagattgattgattgcacAAGGTTtttaatggatttttttctttgacatTAAGCCCTTTTTCTGAAGAGTTGACATGCACTTCAAATGACCTGCGGGTGCTGGTGCTGTGTTAATTTGCACTGTACAtccaaatacctttttttttcttcttttgttttttgttttttgctctgcaTTGCAGAAAAGTTGACACATAGGCAAGAATTCACTCCCTCGATATATctgggtgtgtgatggtggtgaagggtgtgtgggtgtgtgacagtgaaaggggtgagggtgtattgtgaccagttttctgtgtgtgtagtgaatgAATTGATGGGAACATGAtttgatcaatgtgtgtgtgtgtctgtgtcagttgcATTGCACAGATATTTCTGAGAGTGCTAATGGTATAAAAAGGGCCTGTTCACTAAAGAATAAAGTACTGTTATGAACACTTACTACTTTTTTATGGGTATTTAGGAATGGTGATCTATTATTTATATTCATTTAGGAATATGCTATTGAACCAAGaattcttacattttttttttcagtatacaCCATAGAAAAAGGTGTAAGatttatattttcacacacacacacacaaccacacacacacacacacacacacacacacatctatctatctgtctgtctatatatatatatatatatatatatatatatatatatatacagagagagagagagagagatgtataagaAATATGAAATACCAAGTCCTGTAATGAAACGCTGTGATGATTTTCTCAATATCTGATTGCAGCAATATTTGGTGTTCCTCAGCAGACCTGCTCAGAATGTTACCTGGCTGCAGTGCAGAGGTTTGATGTAGAATGGGGACACAGGACCAGCCTCCAGCACATCTACTTTGTTGATGTCAACGACACCATGGTCTTTGTTATACAAAACACTTTCTGGAACTTCTGgaacactccagtcacagtccAGCATGGGGGGTCACAGTTTGCATCTGCATTGCGAGACAGTGCTCCCGTCAGTGAGTCAAGAGGGTGGAAACGTCGTTGGCCAGAGCCCACAAGTGTAGGGCCAACAGGGCCACAGCCGACAGGGCCACAGCCCACAAGGCCACAACCCACAAGGCCAGAGCCCACAAGTCCTGATGTCCAGCCTTCCCAACTGAGCTCACATCAAGCTGGAGGTGACCAGATACTGGAAAATCATTGGAGCAGACACCATCCTGGAGACAGTACTGCAGTTGTTGACTGTCACGGCATCCGTGTTCTGTTCCAGTGTAAAGATGACATCAATGTCAGCACAGATGCCATTGTTCTTTGGCAGTTTGAGGGTCACAGTTTTGAAGATACATTGTCAAGGAAATTTATGTCTGTGAACAGTAAATTTTCCAGTGAGTTTGTTCCTAATTATGGAATGAAAGTACATCACAGAGGGGACATTGATATCACAGAGTCAGACAGCAGAATGGTGCTGTTGCCTGTGGTTGGCCTGTACCACAGAGACAGTCAACAGGAAATCCATGCAGCTGCACAGAAAGTCCTCATCGAAGTGAACCAGGCCAGAAGGAGAACTGTTGCCTTCCCAGGATATCCATATAGAAGACATCATAGTAAGACACTTTTagtaacattctttttttttagctttttgtttgtttgtttgctgtcttGCATCTTTTATTTCACAAACACTGAAGAATATCAACattatttgtcttttgtttttaacGTGAGATTGCATTTAGAAATGCACTTTACAATAGTTGTAACACTTTATACTGATGAtagtttattttcctttttcaggAAATGTGTTCTTGTcacttctgtgtgagtgtgaattaTTTATTTGACATCATGCTCTGATGGTGTCAAACTGGTTTGGCATGTTGGCCATTTTTTGTGTGACTGATGTAGTATTAAGACACCCCCAGGCCTATTTATAGCTCAGCCAATCAGTGCAATTTATTCCCATGTAGCATAACACTTCCACTGTTTCACATTATGTGGTCAGCAGTGGACCGAACGTCATGTAGATTTATGCTCTGTCTTTCTTGAAGTCTTTTGTTTATGTACTTGgcacttcattttgttttgtctgtggctCTTTTTCCCTTTTCCACTCTTGGTTTCTTCTATCCATTGTTTTTCACAATTTATATATTTCTTCTGTTCTTGTCTCAACTTGAGACTCAAGTTGCTTGTTGAAGCCACATTGGTTTTGTGTTTCATCACATGCCATGTCTTGCTCTGCCATTGGCAAACAGCAGACTTGAGGGGTGTAATGTCGGTGTGTTCTTGACCAGCCTTCCACTTGGGGACCCCCTTTATGTTTGTGGGTTTGAGTTATTCTCTGTACCtgttggtgataataatgatcccATGGATTATCAAGGATGGCACAGATGTTTCTATTTGGACAATTGTTCCACACTGCAAGACTGGCAAGGGTAAAAGGGTCACTGACAGTTGTCACCTATCCCAGCTTCAGATGCAGGGGTCAGTCAGTACAGACAGTCATCCAACCATTCTAACTCCCAATGTGTCTCGAAACCATTGGAGGCCCAGGTGGGTTTGGTTTCTCCCTGGAACCCAGCAGGGGacatatttgttgtgttgttgctcgGACAGCTAAGATCAGATACATCTTGCGTGCTACGAAAAACAGatttaataaaaagtgaaataaacaaacagaaaccggACTGTGATCTGCTGTGGCCCTGACCATTGTTGTTCATCTGGTGCCCTCTATTTTCTCTTACCATCAAGAAAGATAATTCTAATGTTAATAACTTTCACCTAACAATATCATTCATGTCCTCTGTTGCTGTGATCCTGTTCCGTGCCCCAATCACAGGATAGGTGACAGCACCTTCACATTAAATGAAGTGGTGTGGTCCTCCCACTACAACCACACCTCCCCAGAATCCATCTAGATCTGTGTGATTGTGCCCATCACTGAACAGGGGTTACCATGGGCTGTGTATGATCCATCATCTTGGCCCCACATTCTGCTCCCCCTCCTACATCTCTCCATCATGTTAAATTGTTTCAGAATCCTCATTTGCAAGTTTTACTTGCAAAGATAGGGGAACTGTGCCATGAAATATTGTGAAAATGATTGATGTAACGTTCATACACACGTTAGCAGAATGTGAACAAGTTGGAAAGTAATTGCTCTTTTTGTTATATATTAAAATTGATATGAATTCTTATATTTTGCAGATTCAGATCAGGAGCTAGAAGCATTTGCTGTGGCTTTGTACCAGGCAGTGAAAAACGTCAGCACCATGCCAGTTGTAGAAATAACAGAAATTTACATTGTCCACCCTGAAGAAAAGAGCATACAAACATTGAAAGAATGCTTCGAAAGGGCTGTTGACAACACTGACAAAGCCAAACCAGACAGGAGGCAGAATTCAaggcacagcaccacacctgtctgCTCAGTGTGCCGGAACGAGAAGCAGTGCAAGACCCTGGATACATGTGGACACCATCTCTGTGATGACTGTTCTAAACAATTGAGGGAGCCAAAGTGTCCTGATTGTGGGGCAGCATGGGGTGAAATACATGGTGACCAGCCAAAGGGAACAATGAAAGTCAAGTATGACAAAACACAGCAGCTACCAGGGTTTCCTCCAGGGACATTTGTCATTTTATACAAATTCCCAGGCGGGAAACACAGTGAGCAAGTAAGTTGCACTTTATGATTTCATTGTTTTTAAGTTTTGAGTGTCACATTTTACGACAAAGCTTGGGTGTAGCTTTGGTTATCTGTCCATCAGCTGTGATTTATGTGAGTATAAATTTGACTAGGATATATTGTCATAAAATCTCACACATTTATGTAGCACTGTTACATTTGCATGTAACAACGTTAAGAAATTCTCCTTTGGGTTTGTAATTGGAGAAAAAAGTTGAAACCtattaaacaaaacacacaatcaTTCTATCGTAACAGTGGATCACATTAAAATTTTACACCAATATGAAAAATCATTCACATGATATATGgcagggaaggggttggggagaagatgcaggaggggaggaaggatgtCTCACAAACACCAGCAAGTTATTCTTGTTACAACAGTGTGACATGTACTGTAAAACACCAAATCTGATGTGCAAATatacatttgttaaaaaaaagtcttatttTAATTTAATACAACTGTATGATGGAAAATGtttacactcacacttacactcacactcactcacatacgctCAATCCAGCAACACAGGTTTGAAAACAAATAAGCCACAGTCAGACAGTGTTCAGGCTtcatcttaaacacacacaccccttgcccccccccccccccccctcaaaaaaaaaaaaaaaaaaaaaaatctgtgattaAATCATCCATCTTGATCAACAGCAAAAGTCACAGAAAACAATGTCTCAGAATCACTGGATGCCAGAACAAATCTGTTTATCAGGTGTTTAACATCCTTTGCACACAAAACAATTGCAGCATCGCCGGCGAACATTTTTCTGAGTATGTGGCTAACTTACTTGTGTGGTAGCTTTGTGGTAACACGGACATGcaagaagccagagaatctgagggcatggGATTAATTCCATGTTCAGCAGTATttcctccccatccactagactttAAGTGGtcatctggacactagtcattcagatgagacaaatgataaaccgaggtcctgtgtgtagtttgCACTTAGtgcatggaaaagaacccataccaacaaaagggttgtccctggcaaaattctgtagaaaaatccagtgtgataggaaaacaaatacacttacaggttgaaaaaaaagaaaggaagaaagtggcTCTGCACTGTAGTGATGAGCTgtcttgaatttcacacaaaaaaatctgttgtgacaaagattgATGTAATAtgataatatatgatatgatatgatgtaatataatgtattatatattataatatgatacaatatagtATGATATAATGTTCtaattctattttttttaaaaagaagaaaaaaaagagaaggaacagGTGGTAGGAATTGCCATTCAAGCATCTTTTTTGTAGGGTTTACCTCCACTGGGTtggaggggggatatgggggtgAGAAGATTTAACAAGGAAAAGGTTTGGAGAGAAGAACAGGCAGGAAGAAGGTTGTGGATTATGTGTGAACCAGCCCAGACTTCATACTTATTATGCATACAAGGAACATAAATTaccaaacagtaaaataaaattggggggggggggtgcgggggaataacacacacacacacacacacacaaaaaaaaaaaaaaaaaaaaaaagaaagaaagaaaagaagaaaagatcaagTTAACTTGTCCACTTAAATTGCATTTTCTTGTTAACTGTTGATCATTTGCTCAGCATTCACAGATCACTACTACTTCtggtttttttccctgtcaacTTTTTCCTGAATCACATCTCTCAGTTATGCTTGTTTGCCTGCTTTTGCTTGCACAAGCTGATATTGGCAGTGAGTTACAGTATTTGACAAAATGAAGAACTGGAATTGCTGCAAAGTAAACAGACTTGTTCCAAATTTCAGGCTAGGCAGTATGCAGGAGAAAGATACCGTGGAAAAGAACAAACTGCCTATCTTCCTGATGTACCTGAGGGCCGAAAAGTTCTGATGCTCCTGAAGATAGCATTTGATCGACGCCTGCTTTTCCGACTGGTTGAGATCCAGGGATCCTGTCACTCTCATGGAAGACCAAAATATCGTATAACCTTGAATGGCATTGAACACAAGACAGCCAAAAAGCAAGCTGGCAGGTATGTAGCATTTTGATTGGATGGCAGGATGGTTTTGCAGGTTCTTCCACAGTTGTTATGGAGATCATTGTTTTCATATTCCGTaggctattgttgctgttgccctATAGTCAGCCAGTTTAATTATGGTTTTGTGCATCAGAAGAGACCTTTAAacccttattttttatttttgtatcttaTGTCTCTTGGATGGATGTGatatttgtttttatgttcaCAATAGTTTGTGAAATCTCTTGCCTAGGACTGATTGGTTAGTTTACCTGTAGTCTGGTCACACAAGTTGGTCACTTGGTGATTTCACACTCAAGATTAAATGAAcataaaatatatgaatttatgttcGTCAGAACAGTTTTAACAGATGAGGGaaatttagattttgaaataagggggaagggggaaaaaaaggaaaacaaacaaaaaagaaacaacaacaacaacaacaacaacaaaaaaaccatgagGGAATGGGGGGTGAGAAGAtgaaacatacatgtatacagtggTTGAAACAAAGAAAGTTGTGTGGTGTTTACAGAAAATTTCCATACAGACTGTGTAACATGTAAATGGTTAGTTTCAGAAGGGACAATTTTAACAGTGAAACAATCTCCAGAAAAGAGAAATAGTTTCAACTGTTTAATGTTCCTTAAATaaattttttgcttttttaccaACACTTAATCAATGAGAAATCAAGCAAAAGCTGAAGCAT includes the following:
- the LOC143301313 gene encoding uncharacterized protein LOC143301313, which encodes MDQSFVKTGVVQTTTRHRRRFDDGGRSGQMVNYAPYTHQAWHQQTSPLELTTTVGRIKVSVYRTDITKLPVDAIVNAANEHLAHGGGVAYAIARAAGFSLESDGNEYIRKFGPLKVTQVVATTGGALPCRKVLHAVGPRWTDYKDKTQCYQHLSDTVYNCFSLASMNGFTSLAVSSISSAIFGVPQQTCSECYLAAVQRFDVEWGHRTSLQHIYFVDVNDTMVFVIQNTFWNFWNTPVTVQHGGSQFASALRDSAPVSESRGWKRRWPEPTSVGPTGPQPTGPQPTRPQPTRPEPTSPDVQPSQLSSHQAGGDQILENHWSRHHPGDSTAVVDCHGIRVLFQCKDDINVSTDAIVLWQFEGHSFEDTLSRKFMSVNSKFSSEFVPNYGMKVHHRGDIDITESDSRMVLLPVVGLYHRDSQQEIHAAAQKVLIEVNQARRRTVAFPGYPYRRHHNSDQELEAFAVALYQAVKNVSTMPVVEITEIYIVHPEEKSIQTLKECFERAVDNTDKAKPDRRQNSRHSTTPVCSVCRNEKQCKTLDTCGHHLCDDCSKQLREPKCPDCGAAWGEIHGDQPKGTMKVKYDKTQQLPGFPPGTFVILYKFPGGKHSEQARQYAGERYRGKEQTAYLPDVPEGRKVLMLLKIAFDRRLLFRLVEIQGSCHSHGRPKYRITLNGIEHKTAKKQAGRYSFPDDGYLNRVQQQLAAVGVFASDLTEQQITGFEFNSFFGMSVEHSGQNI